A section of the Prochlorococcus sp. MIT 1341 genome encodes:
- a CDS encoding 4-hydroxy-3-methylbut-2-enyl diphosphate reductase, giving the protein MDTQAFKRSLHHSERYNRRGFGSPAKRAQELEKAYQSSLITSIRDNGYSLKHGRLQVKLAEAFGFCWGVERAVAMAYETRRHYPNERIWITNEIIHNPSVNDHLRGMNVRFISAEGGVKDFSEVSDGDVVILPAFGATVQEMQLLHERGCHIIDTTCPWVSKVWHTVEKHKKHTFTSIIHGKFKHEETLATSSFAGTYLVVLDLDEAEYVAEYILGRGDREMFMQRFAKACSPGFDPDRDLQRLGVANQTTMLKSETEEIGRLFERTMLSKYGPSSLSNHFLAFNTICDATEERQDAMFSLVDEKLDLLVVIGGFNSSNTTHLQEIAISRGIRSFHIDTPERIADENSITHKPLGKEMVCEQNFLPEGDINVGITSGASTPDRVVEHVIQKIISLSEKSFG; this is encoded by the coding sequence ATGGATACTCAAGCTTTTAAGCGTTCTTTGCACCATTCCGAGAGATATAACAGACGAGGGTTCGGGTCACCAGCTAAAAGAGCACAAGAACTAGAGAAGGCCTATCAGAGTAGCTTGATAACTTCAATTCGGGACAACGGATATTCCTTGAAGCATGGAAGATTGCAAGTGAAACTGGCTGAGGCCTTTGGCTTCTGTTGGGGAGTGGAAAGAGCTGTCGCGATGGCTTATGAAACTAGACGGCATTATCCCAATGAGCGTATTTGGATTACTAATGAAATTATTCATAACCCTTCAGTAAATGATCACTTAAGGGGGATGAATGTTCGTTTTATTTCTGCAGAGGGCGGGGTGAAGGATTTTTCAGAAGTCAGTGACGGAGATGTTGTAATACTTCCTGCATTTGGTGCAACAGTGCAGGAAATGCAACTACTGCATGAGCGTGGTTGTCATATTATTGACACTACTTGTCCTTGGGTCTCTAAGGTTTGGCATACCGTAGAAAAGCATAAGAAACATACTTTTACTTCCATTATTCATGGCAAGTTTAAGCATGAGGAAACCTTGGCAACTAGTTCTTTTGCAGGAACTTATCTTGTTGTTCTAGATCTTGATGAAGCTGAATATGTTGCGGAATATATTCTTGGTAGAGGAGATCGCGAAATGTTTATGCAGCGATTTGCTAAGGCTTGTTCTCCAGGGTTTGATCCAGATAGGGATCTTCAGCGTTTAGGAGTGGCGAATCAGACTACAATGTTGAAAAGCGAGACTGAGGAGATAGGGCGTTTATTCGAGAGAACAATGTTGTCTAAGTATGGACCTTCTTCTTTGAGTAACCATTTTCTAGCATTTAATACCATTTGTGATGCTACTGAAGAAAGACAAGATGCGATGTTTTCTTTGGTTGATGAGAAATTAGACCTTTTAGTAGTTATAGGAGGATTTAATTCATCTAATACAACTCACTTGCAGGAGATTGCAATTAGTCGTGGAATTAGATCGTTTCATATAGATACACCTGAGAGGATTGCTGATGAAAATAGCATTACTCATAAACCCCTTGGGAAGGAAATGGTTTGTGAACAGAACTTTCTCCCGGAAGGAGACATAAACGTTGGCATCACTTCAGGAGCTTCAACTCCTGATCGAGTTGTAGAGCATGTAATTCAAAAAATAATTTCTCTGAGCGAGAAGAGCTTTGGCTAG
- a CDS encoding ammonium transporter, with protein sequence MTTALHSPTRRRNARLQEASLLEGPMLLLRSIRGVSSHRSLMWLACVPLAFLGLGLFNLSAHASDLPELNAAFLANNLWLLVATILVIFMNAGFAMVEAGMCRQKNAVNILAKNLFVFALAVTAYWFVGYSIMYGDPVAAGWLYFSGLFFDPSVTPELIGEAGLVPTVDFLFQAAFAGTAATIVSGLVAERVKFGEFVVFSLVLTAFIYPISGSWQWNGGWLSEAGFIDFAGSSIVHSVGAWAGLVGAMLLGPRIGKFVNGKAQAMPGHNMAIATLGALVLWIGWYGFNPGSQLAMDQWVPYVAVTTTLAAAGGAIGATIVSTLTSGKPDLTMIINGILAGLVSITAGCANLTMAGAWLAGLIGGVIVVFSVSALDSFGIDDPVGAFSVHGVCGIWGTLVIGLWGYDIQGSGVGLGLLTGGGIGQLWIQFVGCVAYALWTVVTCWVAWKVIGSFFGGIRVNEEEEIAGLDIGEHGMEAYPDFASSGN encoded by the coding sequence ATGACGACAGCTCTGCATTCGCCCACTAGGCGACGCAACGCGCGTCTCCAGGAGGCAAGCCTTCTGGAGGGGCCAATGCTCCTTTTGAGAAGTATCCGGGGGGTTAGCTCCCACCGTTCTCTGATGTGGCTGGCTTGTGTTCCACTAGCTTTTCTTGGTTTAGGTCTTTTCAATCTCTCGGCACATGCTTCTGATTTGCCTGAGTTGAATGCAGCATTTCTAGCGAACAACCTCTGGTTATTAGTTGCAACCATCCTTGTCATCTTTATGAATGCGGGATTCGCAATGGTTGAAGCAGGAATGTGTCGGCAAAAAAATGCAGTGAACATTTTGGCCAAAAACCTTTTTGTTTTTGCTCTTGCCGTAACGGCTTATTGGTTCGTGGGCTACTCAATCATGTATGGAGACCCTGTAGCAGCAGGTTGGCTTTATTTTAGTGGTTTGTTTTTTGATCCTTCAGTAACCCCTGAGTTGATTGGAGAAGCAGGCCTAGTCCCAACAGTTGACTTTCTTTTCCAAGCTGCTTTTGCAGGAACAGCAGCAACCATTGTTTCTGGATTGGTTGCCGAACGAGTCAAGTTTGGTGAGTTTGTTGTTTTTTCATTAGTTCTAACTGCTTTTATCTATCCGATTTCGGGTAGTTGGCAATGGAATGGTGGTTGGCTCAGTGAGGCAGGTTTTATTGATTTTGCTGGATCATCCATTGTTCACTCAGTAGGGGCTTGGGCAGGTTTAGTTGGTGCAATGCTTTTAGGGCCACGTATAGGTAAGTTTGTTAATGGGAAAGCACAGGCCATGCCTGGGCACAACATGGCGATTGCCACGCTGGGAGCCCTTGTTCTCTGGATCGGCTGGTATGGGTTCAACCCAGGATCACAGTTGGCAATGGATCAGTGGGTTCCTTATGTAGCAGTGACAACTACTCTTGCTGCTGCTGGAGGAGCAATTGGTGCAACCATTGTTTCAACCCTTACTTCTGGTAAGCCAGATTTGACAATGATCATCAATGGAATCCTTGCAGGCTTGGTAAGCATTACTGCTGGCTGTGCAAACTTAACTATGGCAGGTGCTTGGTTAGCTGGATTAATTGGTGGAGTTATCGTTGTTTTCTCGGTTTCTGCATTGGATTCATTTGGTATTGATGATCCCGTTGGAGCTTTCTCTGTTCACGGAGTCTGTGGAATCTGGGGAACATTAGTTATAGGTCTATGGGGCTATGACATCCAAGGTTCTGGTGTTGGTTTGGGTCTGCTTACAGGTGGAGGCATAGGTCAACTTTGGATTCAGTTTGTTGGGTGTGTTGCATATGCACTCTGGACAGTGGTCACTTGTTGGGTTGCTTGGAAGGTGATCGGAAGCTTCTTTGGTGGTATTCGTGTCAACGAAGAAGAAGAGATCGCGGGCCTCGATATAGGTGAGCATGGAATGGAGGCATATCCGGACTTTGCTTCTTCAGGTAACTGA
- the sfsA gene encoding DNA/RNA nuclease SfsA, giving the protein MIGKTLITFPPLEEGILLRRYKRFLADVELTNGDVVTAHCPNTGPMKGILCNGGRVRLRHVPSPTRKLAWTWEQAEVSSSNGSKCWVGVNTHLSNSLVRFAIEAGLLEQELGPISQIQKEVPYGKEKRSRIDLLLKPFESAKDIRQIYVEVKNTTWTESLVALFPDTVTERGQKHLRELVDVLPDSRAVLLPCLSRMDVESFAPGDLADPEYGKLFRIALAAGVEVIPCCFGFSRDQITWEGKRPYLKKQTA; this is encoded by the coding sequence ATGATTGGCAAGACCCTTATTACTTTCCCGCCCCTTGAAGAGGGGATTTTGCTTAGGCGATATAAGCGTTTCCTTGCTGATGTGGAATTAACGAATGGTGATGTTGTTACAGCTCATTGCCCTAATACTGGTCCAATGAAAGGAATCCTTTGCAATGGTGGGAGAGTCAGGCTAAGGCATGTCCCTTCTCCTACTCGAAAGCTTGCTTGGACTTGGGAGCAAGCAGAAGTTTCTTCAAGCAATGGATCAAAGTGTTGGGTTGGAGTTAATACTCACTTGTCTAATTCGCTGGTTCGCTTTGCCATAGAAGCTGGATTGTTAGAACAAGAATTAGGTCCCATTTCTCAAATCCAAAAAGAAGTTCCATATGGCAAGGAGAAGAGGAGCCGTATTGATTTGCTTCTAAAACCTTTTGAATCTGCCAAGGATATTCGGCAGATTTATGTAGAGGTTAAAAACACGACATGGACTGAATCTTTAGTTGCTCTCTTCCCTGACACGGTTACAGAAAGAGGCCAAAAGCATTTAAGAGAGCTTGTTGATGTCTTGCCAGACTCACGAGCTGTTTTGCTTCCCTGCTTAAGCAGGATGGATGTTGAGTCTTTTGCTCCAGGAGATTTAGCCGATCCAGAATATGGAAAGCTTTTTCGAATTGCTTTAGCAGCAGGTGTAGAAGTGATACCTTGCTGCTTTGGTTTTTCTCGTGATCAGATCACTTGGGAAGGTAAACGTCCATATCTAAAAAAACAAACCGCTTGA